The Lycium ferocissimum isolate CSIRO_LF1 chromosome 10, AGI_CSIRO_Lferr_CH_V1, whole genome shotgun sequence genome window below encodes:
- the LOC132034911 gene encoding uncharacterized protein LOC132034911 translates to MFEDFVFDVAPSHLSLRRPLGSPLTSASTGGRRHTETTSYSPPHPSQEPTQAPVDTQVHPSAPEVATPDEVEFEIPDLTQPEVLSVPAGPDPKKKHVLVKGARARQRDDDHGLERPVIKRKKGDGDDDEGSGDGMSLRPRDSLRHTTCGTHPR, encoded by the exons ATGTTCGAGGACTTCGTGTTTGATGTGGCACCATCGCATCTCTCGCTCCGCCGGCCGCTCGGGAGCCCTCTCACCAGTGCATCTACGGGAGGCCGTCGACACACG gagactacctcatattcaccaccacACCCATCTCAAGAGCCTACTCAGGCGCCCGTTGACACACAG gttcatccttcggcgcctgAGGTGGCGACTCCCGACGAGGTAGAGTTCGAGATACCAGACCTAACTCAGCCTGAGGTTCTGAGTGTGCCAGCGGGAccagatcccaagaagaagcacgttctagtcAAGGGAGCACGTGCCAGGCAAAGAGATGATGATCATGGCTTGGAGCGcccggttattaagaggaaaaaaggCGATGGAGATGATGACGAGGGCAgtggggatggtatgagccttcggcctagggatagtctccgacatactacatgtgggacccatcctcgatag
- the LOC132034912 gene encoding uncharacterized protein LOC132034912: protein MAKYCQRSHVVARKIQGCQSFIWKELLRIKADVEPHILWRINEAKISFWWDNWTGIGPLALHHQSENNPGTLMRVEIGQRNKKDQAIWTVNSPGNFTCASTFQVLRKRLPEARIWKCIWNKGIPFKMAFISWRIIKNKLPTYDRIKNYSSNADPMCICCTHPEEETIHHVFIEGELAKKIWKFFGDSLGITTQNQSIQARFTTWWNFNTQNSMLRVAYQYIPIFICWELWKAWSSWKYGNKKYSVAKIYYEVAQHMPITRANLRKMSSRSTPMEAMAHSNKARMEELPRDYRGISLWLFLKLYNFVPTTVRKSGAASFGINWIDHNDINNNIIEVDSMLVVKWLDGTYDIPWELLKEVLAMKRIIDKRNIKVQRVSWKQTR, encoded by the exons ATGGCTAAGTATTGTCAAAGAAGTCATGTAGTTGCCAGGAAAATTCAAGGCTGTCAATCTTTTATCTGGAAGGAATTATTGAGAATCAAAGCTGATGTAGAACCTCATATATTATGGAGGATAAATGAAGCTAAAATATCCTTTTGGTGGGATAATTGGACAGGCATTGGTCCTCTAGCTCTGCATCACCAATCTGAAAATAACCCTGGTACTCTCATG AGGGTAGAAATTGGCCAGAGAAACAAGAAGGATCAGGCCATTTGGACTGTTAATTCTCCTGGAAATTTCacttgtgctagtacatttcAAGTTCTAAGGAAGAGATTACCTGAAGCTCGTATATGGAAGTGTATATGGAATAAAGGGATTCCTTTCAAAATGGCCTTTATCAGTTGGAGAATAATCAAGAACAAGCTGCCTACGTATGATAGAATCAAGAATTATTCAAGTAATGCTGACCCTATGTGCATCTGTTGTACTCATCCTGAGGAGGAAACCATTCACCATGTCTTCATTGAAGGGGAGTTAGCCAAGAAAATCTGGAAATTCTTTGGTGATTCTCTGGGAATCACTACGCAAAATCAGAGTATTCAGGCCAGGTTCACTACATGGTGGAATTTCAACACACAAAATTCTATGCTAAGAGTGGCATACCAATACATTCCTATCTTTATTTGCTGGGAATTGTGGAAAGCCTGGAGTTCTTGGAAATATGGAAACAAGAAGTATTCTGTGGCCAAAATCTATTATGAAGTGGCGCAGCAT ATGCCGATTACTCGAGCAAACCTCCGTAAAATGTCATCAAGATCAACACCGATGGAAGCGATGGCACATAGCAACAAAGCGAGAATGGAGGAATTGCCGAGAGACTATAGGGGGATATCATTATGGCTTTTTCTAAAGCTTTACAATTTTGTTCCAACAACGGTGCGTAAATCCGGTGCGGCAAGTTTTGGTATCAACTGGATTGATCATAatgatatcaacaacaacattattgaAGTGGATTCAATGCTGGTGGTGAAGTGGCTAGACGGAACGTATGATATTCCTTGGGAACTCTTGAAGGAAGTGTTAGCTATGAAGAGGATCATCGATAAGAGAAACATCAAAGTCCAACGCGTTTCGTGGAAGCAAACACGGTGA